The Bacillota bacterium sequence GCCTTGCGCTGCTGCCTGCTCAGCGGCAGATTTGACGAATTCTGGGCTCGCTATCGGCCGAATAGCCTCCGGTAGGTTCTCTAAAGTGGAATTGCCAATTATTTACTCATAAGATTGTCGTGCACCCAAAGAGGCCCTTACATTTGTCTTAGGTCTGTGAATGTGCTAGAATATGAGTCGTCAGGTGTTGGGGGAGGGGTGGTTGGATGGTCTTTGACATCCTCACGTACGTTCACGTTTTGATTACCCTAGGCTTGATTGTCGTTATTCTCCTGCAGTCAGGGAAGAGCGCTGGCCTCGGCACCATCGGGGGCGGGGCTGAGAAGATCCTGGGCAAGAAGAAGAAGAGCCTAGATCATATGCTGTCCAGGGCGACAGTCCTGGCTGCGGCGGTCTTCATGATTTCCGCCCTCATACTGTCGGTTTTCCGAGGCTAGGCTGTGGTGCTTGCCTAGCCAGATAAGGGTGCCGTTACGGCGCCCTTTTTGGCTA is a genomic window containing:
- the secG gene encoding preprotein translocase subunit SecG codes for the protein MVFDILTYVHVLITLGLIVVILLQSGKSAGLGTIGGGAEKILGKKKKSLDHMLSRATVLAAAVFMISALILSVFRG